The sequence below is a genomic window from Anaerocolumna chitinilytica.
TAGAGATTACAGATACGCTAAACAGGTTATTCGGTAAACAGCCCGCAATTTTCTAAATCGTAAAACATCCAAGGCATTGTGAATGTATTTGTGTGATAAGCAGAAATGAATTATTTAGAAAGGCAACTAAATGATCAGAAAAGCAAGTAATAAAAAAAATGCAGTAATAATCCTGCATGAAATTTATGGGATAAATAGCTTTATAGAAGGAATTTGTAATGACTATAAATTGCAGGGATTTGATGTGTTTTGCCCTGACATGATACATAGAGAACGGTTTTTGTATTCAGAAGCTGCACAAGCGTATCAGTATTTCTTGAACAATAAGGGGTTTGAATATTACAAGGGAATAGAAGAATTAGTTTCAGAGCTAAAGCTTACCTATGATAAAGTATTTATTATTGGGTTTAGTGTAGGTGCCACGATTGCCTGGAGGTGTTGTGAGCAGACAAATTGTGATGGAATTATATGCTGTTATGGTTCTCGTATCCGCGAATATATGTCACTACAACCATCAAATCCAGTGCTTTTACTTTTTGCGAAGCATGATTCCTTCGAGGTAGAAATTGTCGCTGAACAGCTTGGTGGGAAACCAAATGTCGATTTACATATATTACAGGCAAGTCATGGATTTATGGATTGTTATTCTGATCGCTTTAACAAGGAACAAACGCAAATAGCAAAAATGTATATACGACACTTTCTAAATAGTTTGTTATAAAGGATATGTAATGCAAGTTCGTTACTCAATACTAACAGAAGATAATTTGATAGACTTACTTCTGTTAGTATTGATTGGGTACCGATGGAAAATCTGTTCTTAATACATTAAAGACATTATAGATATCTACAATACCATAACCCAAGTCTTTGTTCGGATACTGCTGGGTATTGCTTCTCTTTGCACCTCGAATCAAATATTTTTTAATTACTTCGGTATCCATATCCGGATAAAATCCACGAATGATACCCCATTCCAGCATTATAGCAGATATTCCGGCAACATGTGCAGCGGCGATTCCCGTACCGGAAGAATAGATAAAGCCATTACCAAGGGTTGGCGTGACTATATTTACACCGGGAGCAGCAAGCTCTGGCTTAATAATTCCATCCCGGGTATAACCTTTGCTTGCTCCAAGAAACAAAGAATCATTATCCGGATTATAAGCTGTAACGGTGATAGGTGCTGTTCCATCCCCGGGGGAAGTAATAGTCGTATAAGGGTCTGGCTGGAGAAAATAGGTGTCCTTTGAAATGAAACCATTCATGGGAAGCCAGATATTATAAGCTCCCATGGTATTTCCTTTGCTGTAAATATGGAATCTCCATATACCGGGTGTGGGATTATGAAAGCGCAGTAAAATTAATTCTGCAGAAGTACGTGATTCTATTAATTGATAATCAACATCAATTAAAGTTTTTTCAAAGAGAAAGGAGACAAGCTGGTGGGATTTGAGGCTTTTGGTTATACTTGGTATAAATTCACCGGTAGGAGATGAAATATCGATAGAATAAATATTTGGGGGATTGCCCCAAAATTCCATAGAAAAGCCAAGTTCCTGTTCTCCAATATTCAGTTCAAAAGCTTTGGGGGCGTCTGAAGGAGTAATGAAATTACTGTAGTGCCGTTTTTTATCTCCTTCATTACCGGCGGGAAGGCAGATGATAAAACCTGGTACACCACTGTATATCGATAACAAGTTACTTAATGCACCTCTTCCGTCATGTCCACCTTGGGAAGAGCCAAGGCCGATACATACGGCACAGGGGCGTTTTAGCTCTTCTGCCCTTTGTAAAATGTACTCGATACCCCACATAATATCATTTTCCTGATAACAGGGGTTATCAGGGGGAATAATATAAAAATCCTTTAAATTTTGCTTTGCCTGTTTTAATTTAACAACAATAAGGTCAGCTTCCGGGGCAACTCCATAGAAATTATTTTTTACATCCTCTGAGCCGGCCATGATTCCTGCCAGCATGGTACCATGGCCGTTTTCGTCCGTACTTGGAACCAAAGACAATGGATCATTATTTGTTAATGCCTGATCTATCTGATTTTTAGTGAATTCTGTGCCGTAGAAAAACCGTTCCGGTACGTTATTACTATCCAGGGCTTGATCCCATAAATATTGAATTTTAGAGGAACCATCCGGATGTAGAAAAATTGGATTTTTATAATCAATTCCCGTATCAATGATGCCGACCAATACGTCTTTACCAAGAAGGTTAAAGCCAGGAATCCTTCGTAGTTTCCGGACACCGGAAGCCTCCAGGCTTTCCTGGCTTGTTAGGCCATACAGGTTAGGTATGGCGGAATAACTGAATTGACTGATAAAGGTACTATTTAATTGATTGGAAGGAACATAAGCAATAGCAAATCTAGTATTTATCAAATGAGGAGTAGAATTAGGGAAAATCTCTAATAATTTTGGATTTCTATTATACTCTATAAATAAATCGGCATAATCATTACTTATAATTTTATAGTGTTCTTCCAAGGTCATTTATTAAGACTCCTTCTAATAATGAAAATAAAATAGCATGAGTTTATAAACCTTCCCTAAGACTGTTGAAAATATTATATACATCCAGAATGCCGTATCCCCATTCTTTATTCGGAAAGAAAAGTTCAGGTGCTCTGTTTGCACCCCGGATCATTAAAATTTTAATATCCGCGGTTTTCATGGAGGGAAAATTACCTTTTACTATACCCCACTCTAATAGCATGGCGGCAACACCGGAAGTGTGAGCAGTCGCAGGACTGGTTCCGCTTACAGCTATAAATCCATGGTTTAAATCAGGACTTAGGATATTTACTCCGGGTGCAGCAATATCCGGTTTTATAACGCCGGTTCTGGTATAACCTTTGCTGGCATTCATATAAAAGCTGTGATCTTCATGATTATAGGATGTCACAGTGATAGCTTCCGTACTGTTACCAAGAGATAACAAGGTAGTGTTTGGATCCGGGCGGAGAAAGTAGGTATCATTTGAAATGAAGCCTTCCA
It includes:
- a CDS encoding dienelactone hydrolase family protein, which gives rise to MIRKASNKKNAVIILHEIYGINSFIEGICNDYKLQGFDVFCPDMIHRERFLYSEAAQAYQYFLNNKGFEYYKGIEELVSELKLTYDKVFIIGFSVGATIAWRCCEQTNCDGIICCYGSRIREYMSLQPSNPVLLLFAKHDSFEVEIVAEQLGGKPNVDLHILQASHGFMDCYSDRFNKEQTQIAKMYIRHFLNSLL
- a CDS encoding S8 family peptidase → MTLEEHYKIISNDYADLFIEYNRNPKLLEIFPNSTPHLINTRFAIAYVPSNQLNSTFISQFSYSAIPNLYGLTSQESLEASGVRKLRRIPGFNLLGKDVLVGIIDTGIDYKNPIFLHPDGSSKIQYLWDQALDSNNVPERFFYGTEFTKNQIDQALTNNDPLSLVPSTDENGHGTMLAGIMAGSEDVKNNFYGVAPEADLIVVKLKQAKQNLKDFYIIPPDNPCYQENDIMWGIEYILQRAEELKRPCAVCIGLGSSQGGHDGRGALSNLLSIYSGVPGFIICLPAGNEGDKKRHYSNFITPSDAPKAFELNIGEQELGFSMEFWGNPPNIYSIDISSPTGEFIPSITKSLKSHQLVSFLFEKTLIDVDYQLIESRTSAELILLRFHNPTPGIWRFHIYSKGNTMGAYNIWLPMNGFISKDTYFLQPDPYTTITSPGDGTAPITVTAYNPDNDSLFLGASKGYTRDGIIKPELAAPGVNIVTPTLGNGFIYSSGTGIAAAHVAGISAIMLEWGIIRGFYPDMDTEVIKKYLIRGAKRSNTQQYPNKDLGYGIVDIYNVFNVLRTDFPSVPNQY